A stretch of DNA from Oryza brachyantha chromosome 9, ObraRS2, whole genome shotgun sequence:
agggaacagagagctggggaccgaacgcgcggctcggcggacggcggcgaccggcgggagcggcgggcgacgcggcggcggcggcgcacggcgacggcgacggcgacgaccggcgagcggtgacggcgcgacggcaacgacggccggggcggcgacgcacgggcgcaagagacggcggctggcgagcggcggcagcgcggcacgcgcgggcgcaagagacggcggctggcgagcggcggcagcgcggcacgcgcgggcgcaagagacggcggccagacgtcggcgacgcggaggcgacgacgaccacggtggccgacgggagcggcgggcttcggcctcgtccggcgacggcacgcgactcggcggcggtcggccggaaagggggagaaagaggggaggagggtgcggtggctcaccggcgacggcgagggcgcggacgggtcggcgagaccgaggcgaaggtggcgacgcgggcgggtgcgggagatcggtggtggcggtggagatcgatcggcggcagcgacgggcgagacgcggcggcggccgggcgacgagggaacgcgcggcgccgaggaggctccctggtgacggcgagagcggcaacaagtcgacgacagagggacggaggtggtgacgcaacagagcggcgacgaccggcgacgggcgacgagattgcgcggtggcgacgaacggcggcagcgcggcggcgactcgagcgacgatggaaagcgagcgacggcgcgcggcgactcgggatttatagggtggcggcgaccggctagggcgggcggaggttggagaccgagtcggcgacgacgcggtcccggcggcggcagatgcggcggcggtggttgcggcgcggcggcggagttcggctcggacgcggcgcgtcgcgggcgcgggcgcggaacagtcactgacgggtgggccccacctgtcagtggcgcgggagagaggagggaggcgacgcggactcgcggcgcgggcgagcggctagctgggccgagcggcggcccaggcggagcgcgcggtggcgggcggagggaggccggtcggctgggccggccgaggaggaggatgggccggctcggctgggccggcccgggaaggaaaagaaaaagagaaagaaaaaggaaaaagagagagggaggaaaattggacttccgcccaatttgagaaggaagggaaaaagaaaggaaaaaggagggaaaaaggaaaaccccacttttgccgagttttaaattaatttgtttggccaaattttatacttctgcaatttgaatttaaatcctgttagtcgatttgcgagcctcgatttaagtgaattaatccttttagagggatttttcctgagttaattaagccaattgttatttacggatttctttttacgacttaggcttaggacgaaactccgggtgtgacacatGTAAAACCAAAGACATAAGCAAGCTACTCACCATTGTGAAAAAAGGAGTGGACTCAGACCACGTGGCACATTTTCTCTCCTCTAGAGCTACTTGATGAGGATACCCACATTGTTCATGCCCTAATCCAGCGCCAATGTGTGGTAAGGCACGAACTCATGTGCGCTTCAGAGACCGCGAAGACAGCTATGTCGACCAGATTTTCTGTGGCTTGATGGATTAGCTGTTGCAACCATAAAAATGGAGACGTTTCTTATTTTAAAGCCTTGATGTTAAATCTGACGGCTGAGATGAATTGGAGTAGGGGTTatattttgagggtttttttgGTCCTTTCCCAATGGTATAAACAGAGACGCTAGGCCTATATAAGAGGTTAGAAGGCTAGGTTCTAAAGTGCAAGTTGAGGAtgagagaaaatatattgtgAGAATTATTTTGCTGTTATGTTATTAGGAGCTTTTAGTACTTTATGAGATATATCTAGAAGAGttgtttatagttttttaagtCTAGTAATACATACTTTTGTGAACTTTATTTCAATGCAATAAAATgtaagtttaatttatttcctacatttaaattattaatttctattttccatatttaatatatgttttaatatttttaatgctctattttatTCTGACGTCTCTCTTCccgtttctttatttttaaaaagacatCATTTTTGGATCTATGTCTTTTAATCGAACATTttcaattgtttctttttttaatctagcATTTCtcaattcatacaaattaAGAGATGAGTATTAACGTTTATTTAATCGCGTCTATATTTAACACACCTCTGTAGCCACAAGTGATCCAACACTTTCTCTAATCATGATtactaattagttttaatcCGATTTTAACTCAATGACCGCAATATTTGTAGATAGACATTGAGTAGTTGTTAACCTggtaattatatgttttaattagttttcGGTTGCTTATTTTAAGTAAAATCCATtaccaaaatcaaataaagtCAAAATCGGGTTTTGGGTCTGATCAAGCATAAAATGGGCTCCTACTAGACGTTGGAGCCAGAGTCAAAGTCGGGTTTCGAAATAGGCTTCTGATAGGAGTCGGAGTTGGTCGCGAGATTATAAAAGTGGCAGTAGAAATGTTGATACGGGTGAGATAATTAGAAATTCAGCTAAAAAACTAGCCAGCTGACAAATAGCAATCAAGAGTGACTAATAGATCTACAAGATTAGGCTAAACCCTTGCCGATAATCCGCCGGCACCGTTGCTTGATCGTCGCCCCGGACATAACCGACTTCGACGTTGACGATTACTACTTCGGTGACTCGCATAATCAGTACGAcgaataaataaaagattactgCGGCGATTGCATGTTTGAAGACAACAACGACAATTATGTTACACGTgtgttttcatatatatttatcattagACGTATAATGTCACAGTACATGAATACATACGTACATAGAACAATTCAAAAAACAAACCGGCACTGCTaccggaaaaaaaatgaaaaagaaaaaaaatccaaacacacacatatatacacatatagtAGCTAGAGTAATACTAGTTTTTTAGAGACGAACACCAGTTAGGTATACACACGTACGTAAATACGGTCGTACgtgtgtacgtacgtacgtattaCAGTTACAGGTTTTGTACGATACACACGCTAGCTCGTCGTCgtggtggattaattagtcgtTGCTATGGAAGCCGGACCTTTTGTCGAAGAAATGGCCGATGGCCTGGAACGCCAAGCGGAAGAACTCGCCGCTGCGCCGCCTCTGCTCGCTGTCATATCTTACGTCCCGTGCGGCACTCCGTGGACGTGGACCTCGTATATACGAAAATGGTGATCGATCTGTACCGTATCGTCGAGTCGGAGTAGgagtaaattttagtacaactATGCAACCAAATAAGACAATTAATTAGTCATATTTAGTCTAATCGATGTAATTAACCTAAAAGTGTGTTTATTAAACTATTGTAGCCTTACACCACAACTGCACTCGCTTTCGTAGACAAGcctagttgtattaatccatcgTTATTTGTATTCTTTAAACAAATAATGATGTTTtcatgatataattatagaaaagtACAAGTATAGCTAGTTAAAATTGTATAATATCCATCAACTATAACCATTAACATAAAAACATATGCACTAGAGTGAATGTATAAAATCCGTATAATTCCGTTTAATTATTCGTATTCTGACTAATCATTTGACGGTTCCTTACCCGTCCGATACCCGTATTCCTTATTCCACAACACTCGGTGGACCTCGTGAGTGCTGATGTACAGGCCGCCGGGCATGTTTAGTTCACGGGAATTTTCATGTTGGATGTCACATTAGATGGTTGACCAAATGTCGAAAGaatattttgagaactaattaaaaaaactaattatatggAGTATCAGGAAAACACAAGACGGAATTTTTAAGTCTGATTAATCTATGAATAGTACATATTAGTTAATGTaccatttatggctaatcatggattaattaggcttaaaaacttCGTCTTGTAAATTACTTccaaactatataattaattatttttaactatatttaatgctctatagATATGTTCAAGATGCTATggataaacatgaaaaattataggaaATAAACAAGGGATAATTAGTTTCAAACCGATTTTGACTCGATGATTGTAGCAactgtattttgtatttaggCGTTGATAGATACCTGATAATTAATTGCAAGTTAATTAGTTGTTTTCTTGCTTGTTTTCAGCAAAGTCCATTATCAAAACCATacaataaatttcaaaaattgtatattttcCATCCATGTTGCTCTACTACATATTTCACTTTTTTCTGCAGAACTTGTATGtctgaattttggattttgaCAATTAATGTCCTCATTCAGTTTTAAAAGCTTTCATGCATATAACTCACTTTGTTGAAAGTGTAAAGGCCACGATACGTTGAATTTTTATTGATTGAAGTCACGAGGACCATGGGTGTACATATCTGATCTATAATATCTATCTTTAACGGCTTCAATTGTCCAATTTTATCGTTAACAATAATCATCAATTACTTAgttattatatgatttattactaaagatactttaagtataatttataattatgtatatctacataaaaaattaaataaaaaagtcaataacttgaaagaaaaaaaatgaagggagtattaaGTACACCTTTGTCAAGTATTTTAACAGATAAcatcgttgattttttgacACACGTTTACcgtctatttaaaaaattacatgatTATCATTTACTTTGTTataattggatttattacaccatatattttaatttaacttatattttcataaatttacatatatttttttaaattaaacgAGTGGTGGGTAAAAAATCAACACCATCATCtcttaaaataaatggttttttaccatccttaaaatatagtgcaaaaatttgatatctcgaTGTACATTTTACCTaaagttactaaatttttacaccaaaaaatatagtatatcgagatgtattttttaatcgaAATATGTTGGTACAAGCAATGAATCAAGATGGATTTGTCTAAAGCAATAGTGCAACAACGACGACCTATTTGCACGCGTAGCCTGCGTGCTGTCGCCTAGCCTAGAGATGATCAGCAGGGGTCGCCGGAGCTCAGTGCCGGATTTGCATCGGCGGCAGCAGGTCCCGCCTCCGACAGGCCGTCCTGGAATGCTCTGACGAGGTTACGGAAGAAGGTCTTGGTGACGCCGGTGAGGCCGGCGAGCTTTTGCCGGTAGGCCATGACCATCTCGGCGCCCttgtgctgctgcttcttccgcaactcctcctccggctccaGCTCGGCAGTCCGGACCTGCTTGGACGGCGCGTTCATTTTCATCACCGTGGCCACGAGCTCCTCCCTCTCGTGCTCCGCGCACTCGTGAAGCCTCTCCAGCTGCCGCTCGGCCTCGCCCTGCGCGCACTCCACCATGGTGCGGcgctcctcgtcggcgtcgcgccCGGTGCCCAGGTGGTAGTACCCGTAGGCGTACGTCCACCGGAGCAGCCGCCGGCACTCGGCGATCTGCTGGTACGCCTCCGGCAGGAAGCCTAAGTCTGTCACCGGCACGCCCGTCAGGGCGAACAGCTCCTCTAAGCGGCTCTCGAGGTCGGCCATGTCGTCCACCGCTCTTTGGCGCGCCTTGCCGTGCGCCGCCCACCGCTCGTAGAAGTGGAGGTACCTGTCCTGCGACGCCATGGCCTGCTTGCGCTGCTCCTCTTCGAGGctgacctcgccggcggccttgGCCTGGTTGTACACGTTGCAGCCGAACACGCTCTCGCCGGTCTTGTGCTGGTCCCACGGGCGGAGGCAGAGCCAGCAGAATTCGTGGCGGCATGGCGGCCGGCACGTCATGTGCATGCAGCCCTGGTTCTTCTCGATCGGCAGCCGGCAACGAGGGCAGTGCTTCACGTTCTCCAGCACCCAGCTCGCCGTCTTGGACTCCAGGGCGTTCTTCTCCGTCCACGCCCGCACCGTCTCGCACGACACCGGCCGGtgcgcctcctcgccgcacCGCCAGCAGAACTCGTGCCCGTGCGTGCACTCCACGTCGTCCTGCatgtcctcgccgccgccgccgccgatgaacTCTACGGCGACGGTGCACTCGGGACCAGGGCACCACTTGAGCCGGGTGCTCTCCTCCACGTACGACCGGAGCGCAAACGTCGCGTACCACTCCTTGTCCTTTCTGCTGGCGACAGCGTCGACCAGCTCCCGCACGACGGCCACCGAGCAGGACGGGTCCGGGCACCGGAGCGACAGGCACCGCGGGCCGTCGACGACCGCCGCGCGGACGTACCCACGCCAGCACTCGACGCAGTAGAAGTGGGAGCACCCGGCCGACCTCATCCAGCCGGCGAAGAACTGGTCGCAGCAGATGGCGCAGGTGAGCGGCCGCCGGCTGTTATCCAGCATtggcgcggcgccgcccggCGGCAACCCGACGGCGTCGCGTACCCGCCACTCGTCCAAGAACCACGCCTCCTGGAGCAGATCGGGGCTCCACTTGaagtggcggaggaggacggcggcgaagccCGGCGGGACCGAGAGCACCTCGCAGACCATGGCTACGTCCTCCTCCTGTCGCGCGCGTACACCGTCCTCGGTTAGCACGACGTACGCCTTCTCCATCGCCGACCCAACGTTCTCCATCTCCTGATCCTCGTGCAAACCACaatcatcgtcgtcgccggtgccgTCCACTGGCTCGTGAGCCGCCTCCCAACCACAATTATCGTCGCCGTCTTCAAGCACGCCATCACCGTAGTAATCTTCCAGGCCATGGCTGTAGTAATCGTCCAAGTCATCGCTATAGTAATCGTCGACGTCGAGGTCGGCCATAGCCGAGACGTCGGATTATCGATAAGGGTTTAGCCTAATCTTGTGGATCTATTTGTCAGCCGGCTAGTTTTTTCAACTGAATTCCTGACTATCTGGACAGCATCAACGTTGCTGCTGCCACTTTTATTGGGCCCACGATCAACTCCGATTAGGAGACCATTTTATGCTTAACCCGATTTTGACTTTGGCTCAAACTCCGACTCCGATTTTGACGCTGCCAAGCGGGCCTGGGCTAGCGTAAACGTGCACCGCGTTGAACTCACCGGCGGGACACACGGAGGAGCGAATGCGGAGGCATAGACAAACGGGCCCAGGCCGCAGCAGGAGTCGTGCGTGCACATGAATTTTCGCGGACTCGGCCGGGAATCGTCCGCCCATATAGGACGATTTAGCACGCGCGCGCGAACAGCCCATTGGAGAGCTTGTTGAGCCGGGATTTGGTGGGCTGAGAGAATAAAGGCCCAGTAATGCAAGGTACGAGGCCTTTTATTTtacgaaataaaatttttatctttacgTGTGTATCATGTTTAccgtataaatttatatgtacaaagacttttctatattaagtttatatctataaattttttatgcatatataatttttatatctatatagaTTTTCATATAGAGATTATGTATGTGTGTttgtataataattatatatatataagtttagatgtataaaatatatatatataaatttacatgcataaagtttatatatataatttttaggtATAAATCTTATATGACTAAAGTGTGTGTAATGGTGGTGCCGCCACCATTGCTGACAGGtacaacccccccccccccccccccccccccccccctctcacTACTCCCGCATCCCTCGCCTCCCACATCTGGGCTCCTGGCCACCGGTTAgggaggcgccgccggcgtggggAGGAGGCAGCGACGTcctggcgacggcgtcgacgagggGCCGACGCTAGCatggaggggaggcggcggcgacgtcctgGCGACGGCATCGACGAGGGTCGGCGCCGGCTGGAGAGGAGGTAGAGCGAGGCCGGATCCGTTTACGCTTAGGGTTCGTGCTCGGCGGATAGTGGCGGCGGACGACTACGGCTTCGGCTGCGGCCGCCCCGTTCTCGGGCGGCGGACGACTGCGGCTGCGCGGGCGGACAACTACGACTGCACGGCCGCGGCTGCGGCCGGCCCGTGCTCGGTGGACAACGGCCGCGGACGACTCCGTCGCCGGCTTGAGCCCGGCAACAGGGCGCTGTGCGTGGCCTCTGTCGGCAGCATCCGGGGTTTCCGCCATCGCCATGCCTAGGTGGTTTCTGGTTTTGGAGGTAAAGCATCCGACCAATCTCATAAAGTATCCAtcttttggtgaaaaaactcaaacctTGGAGGCCAACATGATAGAGCTCACGGACGGTTCTCTTCTCCTGTGCTAGATGGTGAAACTTTGTGATGTTGATCTGTTACATTAGGCAGAATGTCACATTGATGTTCATTATCTGCTCACCGAATTGAAATTTGCCAGGACCTAAGTATTCTGTAGAGCATAAGGAATCAAGCGCCATGTTAGTGACTGAAATCACACCGGTGAAGCTGCAAAACACCATTAGGCCCACAATACTTCGAGGTATCAGTTTCCATTGCGTTACTTGCTTCGTTATATTTGTGCTGCAGGGGTTAGTGAGTCCCAAACTGATGATTTCagttagttaaattttaataaatgcaCTCACTCAATGATATGTTTGATCAATTATCCAATAATTGCTTATTTGTTCTATTAGTGAATAATTGcttaaaaatgttttggtGAGTATATGCTGCATAAACAGAGTAGCTGGTTTCTATTGAGCTGTATATGGCAAGTACATGAATCTTCCTGGCAGCTACACGTgtgtgaaatatatatatgtacaactTTTACCTTGGACTATCCCCCTCTGATAAAGTTAGCTTGTTTACAGCATCTTATAAAGGTGAAATTAAAATAGGTGTTGCTTTGTTCCctgccttttgttttctctcaATCTCTAGCAATGGACTCCCACTgagatgaaaagaaaatggggatatatagatatataagtTCTGACTGTTAAAAATTATCCTTTGAATCTACTGCTAACAGTGCAATTGAGTTTatgaaaatacttatataaaccTACAGATATCTGTCACTCTGAATATACATGGACATTGGGTTTAATAAAATACAGTTATAAATTGTCAACTACTGTTAACAGCGGAATTGAGTTTAGAGGCAAAAGATTAGAGTTTCCCACAGGAAATTCAATGGGCTTCAAAGattttatagataaacttctgaaaattgagaaaagaaaatgatatgcAGTTCATGAACACTGTTGTGAGTGTTGTCACCTGGAACTCAGAAGAATGATGCCCAAACTGTGTATATATCaaagaatttaaaaacaacAGCTTTATTTCAGTGTTTTCTCATCTCATTCCACCCAgttttttaaatgttattgCTCGAACATTACTAAcacttatcaatttttatctGTAGAACCTGGATGATTCACTAGAGTGAATGAGCTTTAAGATAAATCACCTACAGAGTGGATATGTGATTTAATTATCCTGTCACTTTCTTTAAGCACTTGCaatacattgtttattaaCTGTTTGAGAGGTTGGTGTCATAGTTTGCAGATAGTTGTGTGATGCTGCTTTGAACTATGAGCAGTTGCTTACAAAAATTTGAACTGTTCTGTTATTGTTTCCTGCcttgtttcttcttctttttttttttggcatatcAACCTCGAGACGACGTCAAACAGACATGGCAGCTGCAAGCATTTCTCCATCTGCATTCCTTGcttgaaataaaaagaaaaaaaatatttcttagcTACTCCCTGCACCTTCataatgaaaaacattttcataactgtttctgctctcatccaacagaaagtatagacactattaaatctcatatgaataatacaactacatgtatagagtttatattttctgttggaagagagaagaaatatgtatagagatgTTTCTGCACCGTTGACGTGAagagagtagctacacctggtagtaggatagatgcttctcatatatatatatatatatatatatatatatatatatatatatatatatatatgcgcaaAAGACATGACGTCAAATCGATGGTTGCAAACAGCCAAAGTACCAAATAGTTTGGCCCACGAACCTAATGGTCCGGCCTCATTCCCTCCAGTGAAGGGCCAGATTAGTCCATCAAATGAAATGGGCCAAAGAGGGGCGGTAACGGGAAATCACGGTTTGAGATTTCGGTATGCACATTTCTATCGGAGGAGGGGGGTGTTAATTCATCTCGGTGATCTTCTTTTTATCCCCTTTCACTTTACTGTCCAACTCACCCTTAAGCACGTGGCAACAAAAATCAGACTGCATACAGACCATTAacgtcaaaaaaataaaatgtatgaCGTTCACAAACtttattagatttattatatatCTCTTCTGCTTCTAAGAACAACACAGTGCTAATTAACATTATTAGACACATGAGGAATGTTTTGCATCAATTGATCACTCTGGGCTCCACCATCCAAaatatctaatctaatctaccgACGGAAAACACGATCAGGATTCCGAACATAGCTGCACcggcagccaccgccgccgccattagGAGACCCCACGCACTGTCTCAAGAAGGTGCTCCAAATCATGGCTCTGCCATTACCTGTCCTCTTCCTGCTTGCACCGACGAGGAGGATGCCTGCAACGTGCATCCCCTGCATCTCCAGCTTCACCTTGCCATCTCTCTTCTCCAGGGTGGCCTCCATTAGCCCGATCATGGGGTCGCCAATGGCGGCGT
This window harbors:
- the LOC102707429 gene encoding probable E3 ubiquitin-protein ligase ARI5 codes for the protein MADLDVDDYYSDDLDDYYSHGLEDYYGDGVLEDGDDNCGWEAAHEPVDGTGDDDDCGLHEDQEMENVGSAMEKAYVVLTEDGVRARQEEDVAMVCEVLSVPPGFAAVLLRHFKWSPDLLQEAWFLDEWRVRDAVGLPPGGAAPMLDNSRRPLTCAICCDQFFAGWMRSAGCSHFYCVECWRGYVRAAVVDGPRCLSLRCPDPSCSVAVVRELVDAVASRKDKEWYATFALRSYVEESTRLKWCPGPECTVAVEFIGGGGGEDMQDDVECTHGHEFCWRCGEEAHRPVSCETVRAWTEKNALESKTASWVLENVKHCPRCRLPIEKNQGCMHMTCRPPCRHEFCWLCLRPWDQHKTGESVFGCNVYNQAKAAGEVSLEEEQRKQAMASQDRYLHFYERWAAHGKARQRAVDDMADLESRLEELFALTGVPVTDLGFLPEAYQQIAECRRLLRWTYAYGYYHLGTGRDADEERRTMVECAQGEAERQLERLHECAEHEREELVATVMKMNAPSKQVRTAELEPEEELRKKQQHKGAEMVMAYRQKLAGLTGVTKTFFRNLVRAFQDGLSEAGPAAADANPALSSGDPC